Genomic window (Coregonus clupeaformis isolate EN_2021a unplaced genomic scaffold, ASM2061545v1 scaf0018, whole genome shotgun sequence):
TTGTGTTGAAATCAAGTTACATCACAGCTAGCTACACATCCCTCCCAAAAAAGCCAAGaccaaaataaatataaaaaaatccCAACTGCctcaaaaagaaagaaaaagaaacacACTAaccttcctccaccaaactgaaATACTCGCTCAACGATAAAAAGCTGTCCTTCAGGCTTTTAAAGTGCTACACCGGGTTATTGAGAGAATTCATGTTCAATAACACTTAAAAATGGTTGGCTTCAGAAGGCTCAGGTTGGAAAAACGGTGGCTTCACAGAGAAAAATACTTCCATTGAAAAATACACAGAGAGCGTTGCTGGATGACGCCTTGAGCAGATCCTCAGAAATGGAGAAGAAAGCGAAAAGGGGTTTTGAGGGGGCCCGTGAGGTCAGTCACACGTCCACAACCATCTTTTTGTGTATGTCTAATCCTCCCACCACCTAATGGAAGACAGAGGAGGGGCAAGAAACTGTCACGGATGCAACAGACACCTTTGAATTTTAACAGAAGTGATGCACCGCGATCATGGGAATATGATTGCAACATTTCAGAAAGTTCTGAGTTTTTAGAATAAATCCTTGGAGGATTTCTTCCCTGATTATTCCCTACTGGTTCCGGAAatcctcattttacattttacattttagtcatttagcagacgctcttatccagagcgactacagttagtgaataatatatatatatatataatttttttatactggccccccgggaACGAACCACAACTGGCGTTGAAAGAGCTCTATCAACTGACACATCTGCCGATCCCTCCCTACTGCGACGTGCGCAAGTCTTCGGcgcgcgacagagcctggattcgaaccaggatctctagtggcacagtggcacagccttagaccactgcgccactcaaatcCAAATAGGATTTCTCAAAAACATTTTATGGAAGGTTTCAGGAAATTTGCAACCCTACAACAGAGTAAAACTTTGTTTCTTCGACTCACCGCACAAAACTCCTCAAAGGATATTCTCCCATCGCCGTCTTTGTCTGCATTGATGATGGTTTTGTCGACAATCTGCTGAAGCTGGGTGTCCTTTAAGTTGTTTCCCACCATCATCTTGAGGACCTGGAAGAGTTCTCCATTGGATATGTAGCCATCCTTGTCCATGTCATAGATCCTGAAGGCAACTATAGGATAAGGAAAGACAGAAGATTGTGTCAGACCTCTATTTGAAGAGGTTTTCATTGCGAATGATCTGCCAATATGCATATTTTGAGGATTTTGAAGGAAGAACTTCTGAACATCCGAGAAGGTGGATCATTTTTCAAACAGGAAATCAAATCACAAACATTTGCTTTATGAGCTCAGCATTGGTGTATCAACAAAGGTGGGTAATCAGAGGAAACTTTACAGTGAAATCAGTTGAGATAAGTTGGCATTATACTTACAGCGCAATTTCATCTCTTTATCACCTTTGACACTGAACTGGGAGACACCCTCGATGAATTCTGTAAAAGAACGTGAAGCCATTTTGAGTCAACCAACAATTAAGGTCAGTAACAAGGACATGAATACACATCGGATCATTATTCCATTCACTCAGTTGTATAAGAGCCTGAGGGTGCTTTCGAGGAAAATGCCCAACGGCACAACAAACTCTTTCACAACTGTTAAGGCATTTTCTGATTTAAGT
Coding sequences:
- the LOC123483062 gene encoding calcineurin subunit B type 1 is translated as MGNEASYPLEMCTHFDADEIKRLGKRFKKLDLDNSGSLSVEEFMSLPELQQNPLVQRVIDIFDTDGNGEVDFKEFIEGVSQFSVKGDKEMKLRFAFRIYDMDKDGYISNGELFQVLKMMVGNNLKDTQLQQIVDKTIINADKDGDGRISFEEFCAVVGGLDIHKKMVVDV